A single region of the Nocardioides ochotonae genome encodes:
- a CDS encoding ParA family protein — translation MSTTLALANQKGGVAKTTSVASLGAALVELGHSVLLVDLDPQACLTFSLGIDPEDLELSVHQVLTQGLDPLEVIVGTEDGVDLLPATIELARAEAELLTRTGREQVLAGMLSDLDEVLAETEEGGYDWVLLDCPPSLGVLTVAALTAADGVLVPLQCETLSHRGVGQLLDTVHDVRRFTNRGLEVWGVLPTLYDGRTQHARTVLETISSTYDLEVLGPPIPKTIKFAEAPAVGRSILSTSRTSKGAAAYRAVAESLVERSQRPKAAQKNGQKNGQKTARKAGQQPSRTSRKSS, via the coding sequence GTGAGCACCACACTCGCGCTCGCCAACCAGAAGGGTGGCGTCGCCAAGACCACGTCGGTCGCCTCCCTCGGCGCCGCGCTCGTCGAGCTGGGGCACTCCGTCCTGCTCGTCGACCTCGACCCGCAGGCGTGCCTGACGTTCTCCCTGGGCATCGACCCGGAGGACCTGGAGCTCTCGGTGCACCAGGTGCTGACCCAGGGCCTGGACCCGCTCGAGGTCATCGTCGGCACCGAGGACGGCGTCGACCTGCTGCCGGCGACCATCGAGCTGGCCCGCGCCGAGGCCGAGCTGCTGACCCGCACCGGCCGCGAGCAGGTGCTCGCCGGGATGCTCAGCGACCTCGACGAGGTGCTCGCCGAGACCGAGGAGGGCGGCTACGACTGGGTCCTGCTCGACTGCCCGCCCTCGCTGGGCGTGCTCACCGTGGCCGCGCTGACCGCCGCCGACGGCGTGCTGGTGCCGCTGCAGTGCGAGACGCTCTCGCACCGCGGGGTCGGGCAGCTGCTCGACACCGTCCACGACGTGCGCCGCTTCACCAACCGCGGCCTGGAGGTGTGGGGCGTCCTGCCCACGCTGTACGACGGGCGCACCCAGCACGCCCGCACGGTGCTGGAGACGATCTCCTCCACCTACGACCTCGAGGTCCTCGGACCGCCGATCCCCAAGACCATCAAGTTCGCCGAGGCGCCCGCGGTGGGGCGCTCGATCCTGAGCACGAGTCGCACCAGCAAGGGCGCTGCGGCGTACCGTGCGGTCGCCGAGAGCCTCGTGGAGCGCTCCCAGCGCCCGAAGGCCGCCCAGAAGAATGGCCAGAAGAACGGCCAGAAGACTGCCCGGAAGGCCGGGCAGCAGCCGTCCCGCACCTCCCGGAAGTCGTCCTGA
- a CDS encoding L,D-transpeptidase produces MGRHRAPVRPRYGRISALGAALLVTLVAVLGGTGVLPGGPADPGPEHAEQASAPVAGAGGRAVREPATAPSRAAYAVVDAAAQAAELSADTSLPPASGEGRRVVYSEGRQRVWLVEDADRVAHTYLVSGTVYDNLEPGTYEVYSRSEDAVGIDDSGTMKWFVRFTRGPSGAAIGFHDIPVKDGVLLQGVDELGTPTSHGCIRQRRSDARLLWDFAPLGTTVVVTR; encoded by the coding sequence ATGGGCCGCCACCGCGCACCCGTGCGCCCGCGCTACGGGCGCATCTCCGCCCTCGGCGCCGCCCTTCTGGTGACCCTCGTGGCAGTGCTGGGCGGCACCGGCGTGCTGCCCGGCGGGCCGGCCGACCCCGGCCCCGAGCACGCCGAGCAGGCCTCGGCGCCGGTGGCCGGCGCCGGTGGCCGGGCGGTGCGCGAGCCCGCGACCGCTCCCTCCCGCGCGGCGTACGCCGTCGTCGACGCCGCGGCCCAGGCCGCCGAGCTCTCCGCCGACACCTCGCTGCCCCCGGCCTCGGGCGAGGGGCGCCGGGTGGTCTACAGCGAGGGCCGCCAACGCGTGTGGCTGGTCGAGGATGCCGACCGCGTGGCGCACACCTACCTGGTCTCCGGCACCGTCTACGACAACCTGGAGCCCGGCACCTACGAGGTCTACTCCCGCTCGGAGGACGCCGTGGGCATCGACGACTCCGGCACGATGAAGTGGTTCGTCCGCTTCACCCGCGGCCCCTCGGGCGCGGCCATCGGCTTCCACGACATCCCGGTCAAGGACGGCGTGCTGCTGCAGGGCGTCGACGAGCTCGGGACCCCGACCTCGCACGGCTGCATCCGCCAGCGTCGCTCCGACGCCCGGCTGCTGTGGGACTTCGCCCCGCTCGGCACCACGGTCGTCGTCACCCGCTGA